GGGACTAGTCACCCACGAAATTCACCACAACATCGCCGGTTGTGGTATTGTTCTTAATGAATTCCCGCGGTTGACCTTCCGTCTGTAGCCAAACGTCCAGCAGGCTTGTCCCGCGGGAAAGCTGGAAGGCAGCCCCTGGATGCTGCAGGTCTTCAATGTCGTAAGCTGTCGTATTTCCCAACCACTGCACCATGAGCTTCTGTCCTGGCTTCGCTTCTTGATTTAAGCGAATCTGAACTAAAATCGGATCGACTACTTCGATCTTCCAGCCCAAATGCCGATCCCCTTCGTAGAAGCCATCTTGGTACCGGCAGAGCAGTGTCGATTTTTCTGACTTCTCGTTGATTGGGATCGCCGGAGTCTCGAAATTGCGTGTGGACTTCACATCGGCAAACCATGCATCATATGCCTCAAGTAATTCCTCGACCTTATTCGGCATCGCTGCGGCCAGATCGTGCTTTTCGCCAGGGTCTTTCTCTAAGTCAAACAACTGAATTCCCGTACGGCGATTTGGGGGAACGTCTTTGAGTTTCTCTTGACCGAAGCTACCAACATTTAGCACTAGCTTATAGCGAGGACCGACAACGGCGGCGTTGTGGCGAGGTTCTGGGTCAAGACCACGATGAACTTGAAAGAACAAGTTTCGCGGCTGAACCGAGGAGCTTTTTCCGAACAACTGCGGCCAGAAGCTAATGCCATCCAATCGATTCGGCAGATCAGCCTTGATCCCGGTTGCATCGATCAGGGTGGGAAGCCAGTCGAGATGGGCGTGACGTGAAGCGACTTTCCTACCGGCTTCGAGCTTGGCGGGCCATTGCACGAAGCAAGGGACATGAATGCCACCTTCGTAGACCATCGACTTTCGTCCATTGAGCCCACCGTTGAATCGATTTTGCTGAGGTCCGTTATCCGTCAGGAAGATGACAATTGTGTTCTCTCTTAGCTTGAGTTCATCCAACTTCTCTAACAGACGGGCAAAGTTCATATCGATGTTCTCGACCATTGCGTAGACCTTAGCGGTCGTTTCACTCTGATCCTGCTGAGCGTACTTCTTCCACGCGGCCTCGTCGACGATGAGTGGTGTGTGTGGGGCATTCGTCGCGATATAAGCAAAGAATGGGCGATCCTGGTTTTTCTCGACAAAATCGAGCGCCCCATCGAAGAATACATCAGTGCAGTACCCCTTGGCTTGCACCGGTTGGCCATCTTTCCATAGCAGCGGGTCGAAATAATCGTTGGGTTGATCGGGCGGTTGCGTAATTCCACCAGACTTGTGGACCAGCGAATGCTGAAACCCCTGGTCTTGGGGACGCATCGGGTAGTTGTCGCCAAGGTGCCATTTGCCGAAGATTCCGGTAACATAGCCAGCATCCTGAAAGACCTCGGCCATTGTCTTTTCGTCCGTTGCCATCCTGGCAGCACCACGCGAAGTATGAATCACGCCAGTGCGGTAGAAATATCGCCCCGTCATCAGTGCAGCACGAGTCGGAGCACAAACGGGGCTGCAGTAGAATTCCGTGAGCTGTATGCCGTTGCGAGCGAACTTGTCGATAGCCGGAGTCTGTACGATATCGTTTCCATGCAAACCGACATCACCAAACCCTTGATCATCGGTCATTACAAGAATCACGTTGGGCGGCGCAGCCTCGGATTGTGTATTGGTAACAAAAGCAATCAGCCCAATTAGTGCCAGCCAAATTCGTGAAGGAGTGTGTTTAGTCATCGGAGATTGAAAGCAGAGATCGATAAATGGAAAAGGATTTGTCTTCCTATTTTTGCCCAGGAAGCGGCTAGAATCCACGAGAAATAAATCGCAATTCAAAATCAGGCCAACTTCGACCTATCCCTTTAGCAGCGTCATGCGAGTTACCTACGAGAACCAGCCAGAAGATTTCTTCGCCTTGCTGCACGCACTAAACTGGCGAGAGCGCCTCGCTGGGTACACGCAGATTGCTGGTCTAATACACTATGTCTGGCCAGTTCTATTGATCCTGGCCGTGCTGCAAGAGTGGTTCTTTCTGCAATCATTATTGGTGCTCTTGGGAATCTTTCTGCTGTATTACACGTACGCCTATTTACGTAATTGGTGGAAGCTACCACATAATGTGTTCGTGATACCTGGCGAACAAGAGATTCGCTTGACGGACGACTATCTAGAAGCGGTTACGAAACGAGGAAGTTCGCGCCGCCGTTGGAAATATATTTCCAAGGTCGTAGACCTTCCAGATCACATTGTCATCTATGTCCAAACACGTCGTTACTTGGCGATTCCGAAGAAATACTTCGATTCCTCAGAACAGTCTGAGGCTTTTTTCGCACAGGTTAAACAGCTTCACAACGCCGCGCAAGACCAACCATTACCGCCGCTCGAATGGGAGACATTTCGACATGATTTTGGCTTCGATCATCTGCAATTGATCAAGTACTTGAAATGGGAGATCGACCCGAAGCTCTCAGCGAGAGTTGACACACTCGGTGCCGATCAAGATGGGACCAAGTCCGTTCCTACGGCGCTAGGCTTATTTGGACAGACGATCATGCCCAGCTTTGTCGTCCTATTCCTTTTCTTCTTGAAAGCAACCTACAGCGAAAATGGCCAGTTTGTTCTGCATTCGCTCTTCTACACGTTACTGGTACTCGCGATCTTGTTTGCGTTCATTTTTGGCATGCAGTTGCATACCTACCGCCAATTTCGCAAGTGCCTGGCTCAGCAGTCGAAAATGATTCGCCCCAACCAAATCTGGTTTTACCCCGAAGGCATCGGTACGGTCACCGAAGAGGGCTGCTCGTTCCATTATTGGGGGTTAGTTGGGCCCGTAGAAAATGACCGTGAGGCGCTCGTCATCCTGGACATTCCGCCGTTCGTCTATGCGATTGTCCCGAAGACCTGTTTTGCGAGCTCTGAAGAGGAAGATGTGATTCGCGAACGCATGCGAGAGTGCCATGACATCGCCCACGATGTGTATGAAGAGACAATCCTGGCTGAAACCGACGAAGTGATTGTCGCCGATCTGGTCGACAATCCATTTCGCTCGCCGCCGACGAAGCCGACCTAAATCATTGGCGAAATACGTGGCATGTCCCGCTGCGGACGTTTCACGATCGGTTCGTTGACTGTTAGAAGCTGCTCGACCAACAACTCCGCATCGTCCGCCAAGTTGGCGATTCTCGCCTCCCACATCGGATTGATGAGACTTGTCTGATCAAATAGATCCGCTCCGAAGCAAGACATGACTGCCCCTGCGATGTCGCGATTCAGATCGGAGTTGGCCGGCTCGTTGACCAGTTGATTCCCAAACGCATCGACTGCCGATTCCAGAAGCATTGTCCACGTCGCACTCCCTTCCATGCTGCTGCGTTCGCCACGGATGTCGCTTCCAAATTCGCGAACACGTGATTGATCGTAGCCGAAACTATTCACATCGGTTTCGGCCGCAATATAACCGAGAAGCATATCGGTCCAACGCTCAGTACGACGACGCAAGCGATTCAAAGGGACCATCATGGTCGCCTCTAGCCCGCGACCATGCAGTAGCAGATTAAGAGCGCGGTTCCTGGCTTCCATGTGCCCCA
The genomic region above belongs to Blastopirellula marina and contains:
- a CDS encoding arylsulfatase, with the translated sequence MTKHTPSRIWLALIGLIAFVTNTQSEAAPPNVILVMTDDQGFGDVGLHGNDIVQTPAIDKFARNGIQLTEFYCSPVCAPTRAALMTGRYFYRTGVIHTSRGAARMATDEKTMAEVFQDAGYVTGIFGKWHLGDNYPMRPQDQGFQHSLVHKSGGITQPPDQPNDYFDPLLWKDGQPVQAKGYCTDVFFDGALDFVEKNQDRPFFAYIATNAPHTPLIVDEAAWKKYAQQDQSETTAKVYAMVENIDMNFARLLEKLDELKLRENTIVIFLTDNGPQQNRFNGGLNGRKSMVYEGGIHVPCFVQWPAKLEAGRKVASRHAHLDWLPTLIDATGIKADLPNRLDGISFWPQLFGKSSSVQPRNLFFQVHRGLDPEPRHNAAVVGPRYKLVLNVGSFGQEKLKDVPPNRRTGIQLFDLEKDPGEKHDLAAAMPNKVEELLEAYDAWFADVKSTRNFETPAIPINEKSEKSTLLCRYQDGFYEGDRHLGWKIEVVDPILVQIRLNQEAKPGQKLMVQWLGNTTAYDIEDLQHPGAAFQLSRGTSLLDVWLQTEGQPREFIKNNTTTGDVVVNFVGD
- a CDS encoding YcxB family protein, with product MRVTYENQPEDFFALLHALNWRERLAGYTQIAGLIHYVWPVLLILAVLQEWFFLQSLLVLLGIFLLYYTYAYLRNWWKLPHNVFVIPGEQEIRLTDDYLEAVTKRGSSRRRWKYISKVVDLPDHIVIYVQTRRYLAIPKKYFDSSEQSEAFFAQVKQLHNAAQDQPLPPLEWETFRHDFGFDHLQLIKYLKWEIDPKLSARVDTLGADQDGTKSVPTALGLFGQTIMPSFVVLFLFFLKATYSENGQFVLHSLFYTLLVLAILFAFIFGMQLHTYRQFRKCLAQQSKMIRPNQIWFYPEGIGTVTEEGCSFHYWGLVGPVENDREALVILDIPPFVYAIVPKTCFASSEEEDVIRERMRECHDIAHDVYEETILAETDEVIVADLVDNPFRSPPTKPT